In Deltaproteobacteria bacterium, the following are encoded in one genomic region:
- a CDS encoding NAD(+)/NADH kinase, whose translation MASVGIIANPRAGKDIRRLVAHGSVLDTQEKVYIVRRAILGLNGASVDEVVFLPDPVGIGHKALSGITETVRIKPRFLDMPVYDEAADSTRAARLMREQGVACVIVIGGDGTSRVVAKASGDLPLIALSTGTNNAFPRFLESTLAGLAAGHYAVRQLAWAEFTTPTKRFNLYRNGQLEDVALVDVAVCDYQFVGARALWEVERLKELFLTQGQPMNIGMASIGGMIYPIRPQEDGGLYLQLGNGGRTITAAIAPGLVATVGIRNHAIMCQGHRLPVTFVPSILALDGEREIVVKAEDRWEVELSWEGPRLLDIEKVMNAARKG comes from the coding sequence ATGGCATCCGTCGGCATCATCGCCAATCCCCGTGCGGGAAAAGACATCCGCCGCCTCGTCGCGCACGGCTCCGTGCTCGATACCCAAGAGAAGGTGTATATCGTGCGCCGCGCCATCTTGGGACTGAATGGCGCCAGCGTGGACGAGGTCGTTTTCCTCCCCGACCCGGTGGGGATCGGGCACAAAGCGCTCTCCGGCATCACGGAAACGGTGCGCATCAAGCCGCGCTTTCTGGACATGCCGGTCTACGATGAAGCGGCGGACTCGACCCGCGCGGCGCGCTTGATGCGCGAGCAAGGGGTGGCGTGCGTTATCGTCATCGGTGGCGATGGCACCAGTCGCGTCGTAGCGAAGGCCAGCGGTGACCTGCCGTTGATTGCCCTTTCGACCGGCACTAACAACGCCTTTCCCCGTTTTCTCGAATCGACCTTGGCCGGTCTCGCCGCCGGTCATTACGCCGTCCGGCAGCTGGCGTGGGCGGAGTTCACCACTCCTACGAAACGCTTTAACTTGTATCGTAACGGCCAGCTCGAAGATGTTGCGCTTGTCGATGTCGCCGTCTGCGATTATCAATTCGTCGGCGCGCGTGCGCTGTGGGAAGTGGAACGCCTCAAAGAGCTGTTTCTCACGCAGGGCCAACCGATGAATATCGGCATGGCATCGATCGGTGGCATGATCTATCCTATTCGCCCGCAAGAAGACGGCGGGCTGTACCTGCAACTCGGTAACGGCGGACGGACAATCACGGCGGCAATCGCGCCTGGCTTGGTCGCCACAGTCGGCATTCGCAACCACGCAATCATGTGCCAGGGGCATCGGCTCCCGGTGACGTTCGTTCCCTCGATTCTGGCCTTGGATGGCGAACGCGAAATTGTCGTCAAAGCGGAAGACCGTTGGGAAGTCGAATTGTCCTGGGAAGGTCCCCGTCTCCTAGATATCGAGAAAGTCATGAACGCGGCGCGGAAAGGTTAG
- a CDS encoding peptidoglycan-binding protein — translation MATLKEGATGPEVIKLQERLKELGFDPGSADGEFGPGTEAAVMAFQRNAGLLPDGIVGPRTQAALALPAPDPLPSVIPGVTPTVVSKMFPSTPLRNIATHLPPVLNALVADELQDKPMVLMALATIRAET, via the coding sequence ATGGCAACGCTTAAAGAAGGCGCAACCGGCCCTGAAGTCATCAAGCTTCAGGAACGCTTAAAGGAGTTAGGTTTCGACCCAGGCTCCGCTGACGGCGAATTTGGCCCGGGCACCGAAGCTGCGGTCATGGCCTTTCAAAGAAATGCCGGACTGCTCCCTGACGGAATCGTTGGACCACGTACCCAAGCCGCGCTCGCACTACCGGCACCAGACCCGTTACCTTCCGTGATTCCCGGGGTCACTCCGACAGTCGTCTCTAAAATGTTTCCATCTACGCCCTTGAGGAACATCGCAACGCATCTCCCCCCCGTCCTCAACGCGCTGGTCGCTGACGAGTTGCAAGACAAACCCATGGTGCTGATGGCGCTGGCGACTATCCGCGCGGAAACGTAA
- a CDS encoding DUF1353 domain-containing protein — protein sequence MSRFTSILLVSPLADGKTWVLMSEFGYHVGVEGSNDQITVSVGFETDFASIPRPFWAILPKWGKYGNAAIIHDWLYWEQQRPRAAADAVLLEGMVVLGVSALVRNLIYMAVRCFGWAAWYRNRADRADGYARVLAALPKKATTTSQRRSQYIQLARHLLGRTGQMRPDARNRRLQGKS from the coding sequence ATGAGCCGTTTCACTTCAATTTTGTTAGTGTCCCCGCTGGCCGATGGCAAGACGTGGGTGCTAATGAGCGAGTTTGGGTACCATGTCGGCGTCGAAGGCAGCAACGATCAGATCACTGTATCCGTGGGGTTCGAGACGGATTTCGCGTCAATTCCGCGCCCTTTCTGGGCCATTCTGCCGAAGTGGGGCAAGTACGGCAATGCGGCAATCATCCACGACTGGCTTTATTGGGAGCAGCAGCGCCCACGAGCAGCCGCCGATGCCGTCCTCTTAGAAGGAATGGTGGTGCTAGGAGTGAGTGCTCTCGTGCGGAATCTGATTTACATGGCCGTGCGTTGTTTTGGGTGGGCAGCTTGGTATCGGAACCGAGCGGACCGAGCTGATGGGTATGCGCGGGTTTTGGCAGCCCTACCAAAAAAGGCCACAACAACCAGCCAGCGGCGCAGCCAATATATCCAGCTTGCCCGCCATCTGCTCGGACGAACTGGGCAAATGCGCCCGGACGCCAGGAACAGACGCCTGCAGGGAAAATCTTAA
- a CDS encoding LLM class flavin-dependent oxidoreductase yields the protein MKQKPAVSLAAMPKRRQATLELAHRLEHEGFTGIYCPSMGDCMGLCEAIALATHDIPFGTAIAPIYFRQPFDYAQTAALIHELSDGRFRFGIGVSHGPVHQRLNLQVGKPLADIRKFVQDLQTAAPMAGPLPPLMLATLRKPMVKLAGEIAQGAVWANAARSHMRDSLKALSPEKRQDNSFIVANMVPTCIDDDKAAAAAVNRKTLTGYVRLPNYQQYWIEAGFEEEMRAIQKAIENKEEDKIPQLMSDRWLAQVTLYGSAAEVREGVEAWYDSGVNTLIVVPSSARGNQIVALEQTIAAFQ from the coding sequence ATGAAGCAAAAACCGGCAGTCAGTCTCGCCGCCATGCCGAAACGACGACAGGCGACGCTCGAACTCGCGCATCGCCTCGAACACGAAGGATTTACCGGCATTTATTGCCCCAGCATGGGCGATTGCATGGGCCTGTGCGAAGCGATCGCGCTGGCGACCCACGACATTCCGTTCGGTACCGCCATTGCCCCCATCTATTTCCGTCAGCCCTTCGATTATGCGCAAACGGCAGCGCTCATCCATGAACTGTCCGACGGCCGGTTCCGCTTCGGTATCGGCGTCAGCCATGGCCCCGTCCATCAACGGCTCAATCTGCAAGTGGGAAAGCCGTTGGCCGATATCCGCAAATTCGTTCAGGACCTCCAAACAGCGGCACCCATGGCCGGTCCACTGCCACCATTGATGCTCGCAACCTTGCGGAAACCCATGGTCAAACTCGCCGGCGAGATCGCTCAAGGCGCGGTGTGGGCCAATGCTGCGCGCTCGCACATGCGCGACTCTCTCAAAGCCCTCTCGCCGGAAAAGCGGCAAGACAACAGCTTCATCGTCGCCAACATGGTACCCACCTGTATCGACGACGACAAAGCGGCGGCAGCAGCGGTCAATCGCAAAACCCTCACTGGCTACGTGCGCCTGCCCAATTATCAGCAGTATTGGATCGAAGCTGGCTTTGAAGAAGAAATGCGCGCAATTCAGAAAGCCATCGAAAATAAAGAAGAGGACAAGATCCCGCAGTTGATGTCCGACCGCTGGTTGGCGCAGGTCACGTTGTATGGCAGCGCAGCGGAAGTGCGCGAAGGCGTCGAGGCCTGGTACGACTCCGGCGTAAACACGCTCATCGTCGTGCCGTCGTCAGCGCGTGGGAATCAGATAGTCGCCTTGGAGCAAACCATCGCGGCGTTTCAGTAA
- a CDS encoding aldo/keto reductase, which yields MQYRTLGRTGLQVSDVGFGAMTIGGEIFGATDDQESLRALHRALDLGMNFIDTADAYGRGHSEELLAQVLQTRRQEIVLATKGGNQFTVRQGLRNFDPDYITSALEASLKRLCIDTIDLYQLHNPSPEVMQRGEIFERLDRLKQEGKIRFYGVSLEKTEDGLVAIATGKPDTLQVVYNILHQDPEEHLFPLAQQANIGILARVPLERGVLSGRFKSAAEFAEKDWRKGVFAESGLTQTQAAVEKLAFLVKGDIPNLAQAALRFILSNPAVSTVIPGIRTVQQVEDNLLVSGRSLPAEDVVRLQDLYRNEFCHLPFH from the coding sequence ATGCAATATCGGACATTAGGCAGAACCGGCTTGCAGGTGTCAGACGTTGGGTTCGGCGCTATGACCATTGGCGGAGAAATCTTTGGTGCCACCGACGATCAGGAATCGTTACGAGCGCTGCACCGTGCCCTCGATTTAGGCATGAATTTCATCGACACCGCCGATGCGTACGGTCGTGGTCATAGCGAGGAATTACTCGCTCAAGTGCTGCAAACTCGACGGCAAGAAATCGTGCTCGCGACCAAAGGCGGCAATCAGTTTACTGTTCGCCAAGGACTGCGCAATTTCGATCCCGATTATATTACCTCTGCACTCGAAGCCAGCTTGAAGCGGCTATGCATAGACACGATCGATCTCTACCAACTGCACAATCCATCGCCAGAGGTCATGCAACGAGGAGAGATTTTCGAGCGGCTTGACCGTCTCAAGCAAGAAGGCAAGATCCGCTTTTACGGCGTCTCGCTGGAAAAGACGGAAGACGGGCTGGTCGCCATCGCCACCGGTAAGCCGGATACCCTCCAAGTCGTCTACAACATTTTGCATCAAGACCCGGAGGAACATCTGTTTCCGCTCGCGCAGCAAGCAAACATCGGCATTCTCGCTCGGGTCCCGCTGGAGCGAGGCGTGCTTTCCGGTCGCTTCAAAAGCGCGGCTGAGTTCGCTGAAAAAGACTGGCGGAAAGGCGTCTTCGCCGAAAGCGGACTTACACAAACCCAGGCGGCCGTCGAGAAACTGGCCTTCCTCGTCAAAGGCGATATTCCAAACCTTGCTCAAGCTGCGCTCCGCTTCATCCTCAGTAATCCGGCCGTCTCGACGGTAATCCCGGGCATTCGCACGGTGCAACAAGTCGAGGATAATCTCCTCGTCAGTGGAAGATCCTTACCGGCAGAGGACGTCGTAAGGTTGCAAGATTTGTACCGTAACGAGTTTTGCCATTTGCCGTTTCACTAG
- a CDS encoding CoA transferase produces MSALDHVRILDLSHYEAGPSCTELLAFLGADVIKVEPPHVGEAGRTIFADKPGLDSYFFVLLNANKRSVTLNLKTEQGRAVFRTLVKEVDVVLENFSLGTMEALGLGYEALRAINPRLIYATIKGFGTYGPWSTYKSFNTVGMAAGGALSITGLPDGPPLKPGPTIGDTGTGIHCAAGILAALLQRQKTGQGQHVEVSMQDAVVNYCRVPLRHHLETNHVVERTGNRLQHAAPTDLYPCHPGGRNDYVYLMATTPEMWDGILRVIGRDDLIGDPRYTARGERNKRFDEVYSLIRVWTEQYDKHTVMQKFGEAGIPCGAVLDSRDILADPHLHARGMIVEMKHPTRGAITMPGCAVQLDDSSVEVAPAPLLGQHNEEVYGELLGLSPEALKALEKDGVI; encoded by the coding sequence ATGTCGGCATTAGACCATGTCCGCATTCTCGATCTGTCCCATTACGAGGCGGGGCCGTCGTGTACCGAACTGCTCGCCTTCCTCGGGGCGGACGTTATCAAAGTCGAACCTCCGCACGTCGGCGAAGCCGGACGCACAATCTTCGCGGACAAACCAGGACTGGACTCTTATTTCTTCGTCCTGCTCAATGCCAATAAACGCAGTGTCACGCTCAACCTCAAAACCGAACAGGGGCGGGCAGTCTTCCGGACGTTGGTCAAAGAAGTCGATGTCGTGCTGGAAAATTTTTCTCTCGGCACTATGGAGGCGTTGGGACTCGGCTATGAAGCGCTACGGGCAATCAATCCGCGTCTGATTTACGCCACGATTAAAGGCTTTGGCACCTACGGCCCCTGGAGCACCTACAAAAGCTTCAACACCGTCGGCATGGCGGCGGGCGGCGCGCTCAGCATTACCGGGCTTCCAGATGGCCCGCCGCTCAAGCCGGGGCCGACGATCGGCGACACTGGCACTGGCATTCACTGCGCTGCCGGCATTTTGGCGGCGTTGCTCCAACGTCAGAAAACCGGCCAGGGCCAGCACGTGGAGGTGTCTATGCAAGACGCAGTGGTCAATTACTGTCGGGTACCGCTACGGCATCACCTTGAGACCAATCATGTCGTGGAACGCACCGGCAATCGCTTGCAACATGCCGCCCCCACCGACCTCTATCCCTGTCACCCAGGCGGGCGCAACGATTATGTGTACCTGATGGCCACAACGCCGGAGATGTGGGACGGCATCCTGCGGGTCATTGGACGAGACGATCTTATTGGCGACCCTCGCTACACTGCTCGGGGAGAGCGCAATAAGAGGTTTGACGAAGTGTACAGCCTGATTCGCGTGTGGACGGAACAATACGACAAGCACACGGTCATGCAGAAATTCGGCGAAGCTGGCATTCCCTGTGGAGCGGTTCTCGATTCGCGAGACATTCTGGCCGACCCACACCTGCATGCACGCGGCATGATTGTCGAGATGAAACATCCCACCCGAGGAGCGATCACGATGCCGGGCTGCGCCGTGCAACTTGACGACTCGTCGGTGGAAGTCGCTCCCGCCCCGTTACTCGGTCAACATAACGAAGAAGTGTACGGTGAATTATTGGGCCTCTCGCCAGAGGCGCTCAAGGCTTTGGAAAAAGACGGTGTCATCTAA
- the lpxA gene encoding acyl-ACP--UDP-N-acetylglucosamine O-acyltransferase yields MSIHPTALVDPLADIHPEAEIGPYVVIEGPVRVGRKTKILAHAVLTGHTEIGEENEIHMGAVVGHVPQDLAYTGAPSFLKIGHRNIVREHSQIHRGTKEGSTTLIGDDNFLMHHSHVAHNCQIGNRTIIAGGALLAGYVQVEDQAFVSGNCVVHQFVRIGTLALLRGLSRTSRDVPPFCIMDGTHTVRGINAIGLRRAGFDRARIRALRQAFTRLFRQRVNLRRVVEELRQEPCTTDVTYLLDFIQQSKRGVCFGPKSTHINGEEEE; encoded by the coding sequence ATGTCCATCCACCCTACGGCGTTGGTTGACCCCCTAGCAGACATTCATCCGGAAGCGGAGATTGGCCCATACGTCGTTATCGAGGGACCGGTGCGAGTCGGTCGCAAGACGAAGATCCTTGCTCACGCAGTGCTGACCGGGCACACAGAAATAGGCGAAGAGAATGAAATCCACATGGGTGCCGTGGTTGGTCACGTGCCGCAAGATCTCGCGTACACTGGTGCTCCCAGTTTTCTCAAAATCGGGCATCGCAACATCGTCCGCGAACATAGCCAAATTCATCGCGGCACCAAAGAAGGAAGCACAACCCTCATCGGCGATGACAATTTCCTGATGCATCACTCCCATGTGGCGCACAACTGCCAGATCGGCAATCGCACGATCATCGCCGGAGGAGCACTGCTCGCCGGTTACGTCCAGGTCGAAGATCAGGCCTTCGTTTCCGGCAACTGCGTCGTCCATCAGTTCGTGCGGATTGGCACGCTGGCCCTCCTACGCGGGCTCTCTCGCACCAGCCGCGACGTACCACCGTTCTGCATCATGGACGGCACCCATACCGTGCGGGGCATTAACGCAATTGGGCTACGACGAGCGGGTTTTGACAGAGCGCGCATTCGTGCGCTCAGGCAAGCATTCACGCGGCTGTTCCGCCAGCGGGTGAACCTCCGGCGTGTGGTCGAAGAGTTACGCCAGGAACCCTGCACAACTGACGTGACATATCTCCTCGATTTTATCCAGCAATCGAAGCGCGGCGTATGTTTTGGGCCGAAAAGTACTCACATAAACGGAGAAGAGGAAGAATGA
- a CDS encoding DNA gyrase inhibitor YacG, with amino-acid sequence MRSVKCPTCRTPVPWQGNPYRPFCSARCRILDLGAWADESYRLPGGPLPEETDESARTDTAAEDRRARGEDGKRSAS; translated from the coding sequence ATGCGCTCCGTGAAGTGCCCAACCTGCCGAACTCCAGTGCCCTGGCAAGGCAACCCCTATCGTCCTTTCTGCTCAGCCCGCTGCCGCATCCTTGACCTCGGGGCTTGGGCCGACGAGTCGTATCGACTTCCAGGAGGACCGCTCCCCGAAGAAACCGACGAATCGGCACGAACCGATACCGCTGCGGAGGACCGTCGTGCGCGAGGCGAGGATGGGAAACGCAGCGCCTCATGA
- a CDS encoding D-sedoheptulose 7-phosphate isomerase has translation METSIGAIFVESIAAKQQFLHDNAAILEHVIATIARAFRAGGKLLLFGNGGSAADAQHLAAEFVNRYVMERPPLPALALTTDTSALTAIANDYSLAEVFAKQIQALGRRGDVALAFSTSGNSANILRALEVCREVGIYTVGLTGGSGGKMASLVDALLCVSATSSTPRIQETHILIGHVICEMVDQTLFGSESGRV, from the coding sequence ATGGAAACGTCAATCGGTGCCATATTCGTTGAAAGCATTGCCGCCAAGCAGCAGTTCCTCCACGACAACGCCGCCATCCTTGAGCATGTTATTGCCACTATTGCCCGTGCTTTTCGGGCTGGCGGGAAACTCCTCTTGTTCGGGAATGGCGGCAGCGCCGCCGATGCCCAACACCTCGCGGCGGAGTTCGTGAATCGCTACGTCATGGAACGTCCTCCGTTGCCGGCTTTGGCTCTGACCACGGATACTTCGGCCCTAACGGCCATTGCCAACGATTATTCCCTGGCTGAGGTGTTTGCGAAACAAATACAGGCGCTGGGCCGGCGTGGCGACGTGGCGCTTGCCTTTTCTACCAGTGGGAATTCGGCGAATATCCTGCGCGCACTTGAGGTTTGTCGCGAAGTTGGCATCTATACCGTCGGATTGACTGGCGGATCTGGGGGAAAGATGGCCTCGCTTGTAGATGCGCTCTTGTGCGTTTCGGCGACGTCCAGTACGCCTCGCATCCAGGAAACTCACATCCTTATCGGGCATGTGATCTGTGAGATGGTGGACCAGACGTTGTTCGGTTCAGAAAGCGGTCGTGTGTGA
- a CDS encoding LLM class flavin-dependent oxidoreductase, whose product MKFILFLLPTIPATLAERKRLRPIANRTDRWQAMIEEVTEIVQLAEQVGFDAVAFPEHHLHSEGFEIGGPPEFLLYIAMQTKRIKVGPIGYVLPSWDPLRLAITTAWLDQLTTGRSFVGLARGYQQRWLDQMAQKIHISAATGDRSEPDETNRRAFEEAYQLLKLAWADEPFRFRGEFYEYPYPYETGTPWPPHAWTRAYGAPGEVDARGRIQKIAVVPKPYQKPHPPLFQAFSTSESTIRWCARENITPMILLSRSEQLRHLARIYMEEAGRAGRWLALGEGVGVLRQIYFADSSRAVERLAAQGLVGVGYKRFWGHFGFWEAFRFPEDEFNYAQRPLPPREWTVERMRRSQYLFAGSVSEVTAGMDEMVETANPEWFAWLFDQGLLPRAELKRQLETFGAHILPRYQRMHNETSRGRV is encoded by the coding sequence ATGAAATTTATCCTCTTCCTCTTGCCGACGATTCCCGCCACTTTGGCAGAAAGAAAGCGCCTGCGTCCCATTGCCAACCGGACGGATCGCTGGCAAGCCATGATCGAGGAAGTCACTGAAATCGTTCAATTAGCCGAGCAGGTCGGGTTCGATGCCGTGGCGTTTCCAGAACACCATCTGCACAGCGAAGGGTTCGAGATCGGCGGGCCGCCCGAATTCCTCCTCTATATAGCGATGCAGACCAAACGCATCAAAGTCGGTCCCATCGGCTATGTGCTGCCGAGTTGGGACCCGTTGCGTTTGGCGATTACTACGGCCTGGTTGGATCAGTTGACCACAGGGCGCTCGTTTGTCGGCCTCGCCCGCGGCTATCAACAACGCTGGCTCGATCAAATGGCGCAGAAAATTCATATCTCGGCGGCCACGGGCGACCGCTCCGAACCCGACGAAACCAACCGGCGTGCCTTCGAGGAGGCGTATCAACTCCTCAAATTGGCGTGGGCAGACGAGCCTTTTCGTTTTCGTGGCGAGTTTTACGAATATCCTTATCCGTACGAGACCGGCACCCCGTGGCCACCGCATGCGTGGACACGCGCATATGGCGCGCCAGGCGAAGTCGACGCCCGGGGGCGCATTCAGAAGATTGCTGTGGTCCCCAAACCCTACCAAAAGCCGCATCCGCCGCTTTTTCAGGCGTTCTCCACCAGCGAATCGACCATCCGTTGGTGTGCCCGCGAGAACATCACCCCTATGATTCTTTTGTCTCGGTCTGAACAATTGCGCCACTTGGCTCGTATCTACATGGAAGAGGCTGGCCGCGCCGGTCGATGGCTTGCCCTAGGGGAAGGTGTCGGTGTGTTACGACAGATATACTTTGCCGATTCGTCGCGTGCGGTTGAGCGTCTGGCCGCTCAAGGTCTCGTGGGGGTTGGGTATAAGCGGTTCTGGGGGCATTTTGGCTTTTGGGAAGCGTTTCGGTTTCCAGAAGATGAGTTTAACTATGCGCAGCGTCCACTCCCTCCTCGGGAATGGACGGTCGAACGCATGCGGCGCTCGCAGTACTTGTTTGCCGGGTCGGTGAGCGAAGTAACGGCAGGAATGGACGAAATGGTGGAAACGGCGAATCCTGAGTGGTTTGCGTGGCTGTTCGATCAAGGCTTGCTCCCGCGCGCGGAACTCAAACGACAACTCGAAACCTTTGGCGCGCACATCCTCCCGCGCTACCAGCGGATGCACAATGAAACCAGTCGCGGACGCGTGTAA
- a CDS encoding type II secretion system F family protein, translating to MPQFHYQATTPQGQIIEGVMEAGEERTVVARLHDQGYLPLRIGLPSQVKAKATFSRLALPELSFRGKVRQRDLLVLTQELATLISSGLPLDRALSVLNGLTAKEELKKAVGQILRSVQQGKSLAEALADYPKIFPPLYVNMVKAGEVGGFLETALQRLAEYMDRSQQVQEEIKSALTYPLLLSFTGGASIIILLTYVLPKFSSIFGDLGQALPTSTRILLGISEGLRSYWWLLLLFGIGGWLGTRQYLATPQGRLLWDQWRLRVWLMGQLITKIEVGRFARTLGTLLKSGVPLLQALEVVQDVVGNEMMSRALKDVRVGVREGQGISGPLGRSGVFPTLALQMVSVGEETGRLDEMLMRVAEYYERDTYTQVKRLTSLLEPVLILVMGLAVGFVVISMLSAVFSINNVSI from the coding sequence ATGCCGCAGTTTCACTACCAAGCGACCACGCCGCAAGGCCAGATTATCGAAGGCGTCATGGAGGCTGGCGAAGAACGAACCGTGGTTGCTCGGCTCCACGATCAGGGTTATCTTCCGCTGCGCATCGGGTTGCCTAGTCAGGTAAAGGCAAAGGCGACATTCTCGCGGCTGGCGCTCCCGGAACTTTCTTTTCGCGGAAAAGTACGTCAGCGCGACTTGTTAGTGCTGACGCAAGAATTGGCAACGCTGATTTCTTCAGGGCTGCCTTTGGACCGTGCCCTGTCTGTGCTGAACGGGCTCACCGCGAAAGAGGAATTGAAGAAAGCTGTGGGCCAGATTCTGCGCTCGGTACAGCAAGGGAAATCCCTCGCCGAAGCGCTGGCGGACTATCCGAAGATTTTTCCGCCCCTCTACGTCAATATGGTGAAAGCCGGCGAGGTCGGTGGATTCCTGGAAACCGCCTTACAACGATTGGCGGAATATATGGACCGGTCCCAGCAAGTGCAGGAGGAAATCAAGTCCGCTCTCACCTATCCCCTCCTGTTGTCGTTCACGGGCGGCGCGTCGATCATCATTCTCCTCACCTACGTATTGCCGAAATTTTCCTCCATCTTTGGCGATCTGGGGCAGGCGCTGCCAACTTCTACACGCATCTTATTAGGGATTAGCGAAGGATTGCGGTCGTACTGGTGGCTGTTGTTGTTGTTTGGGATAGGGGGCTGGCTGGGCACACGACAGTATCTCGCGACTCCCCAAGGGCGCTTACTCTGGGACCAGTGGCGGTTGCGGGTCTGGCTCATGGGGCAGTTGATCACAAAAATAGAAGTCGGACGGTTTGCCCGCACTTTGGGCACTTTGCTTAAAAGTGGCGTGCCGCTCTTACAGGCACTCGAAGTCGTGCAAGATGTCGTCGGCAACGAAATGATGAGCCGCGCACTCAAGGATGTGCGGGTGGGCGTGCGCGAAGGGCAGGGGATCTCCGGACCGCTGGGCCGGAGCGGCGTCTTCCCCACCTTGGCGTTGCAAATGGTCAGTGTCGGCGAAGAAACCGGGCGTCTCGACGAGATGCTGATGCGGGTGGCCGAGTATTACGAACGCGATACCTACACGCAAGTGAAACGGCTGACTTCACTGTTGGAGCCTGTCTTGATTCTGGTGATGGGACTCGCGGTCGGGTTTGTGGTGATTTCCATGCTGTCTGCGGTGTTCAGCATTAACAACGTGTCGATATGA
- the gspG gene encoding type II secretion system major pseudopilin GspG has product MERLVRKNGVQAGFTLIELLVVMVILGLLAALVVPNYMKQGDNARVKTTRTQIEMLGTALDTFRLDIGRYPTTQEGLDALRDQPSGVDRWDGPYLKKSVPRDGWGNPFLYRSPGDNEPYELLSYGADGVAGGTGIGGDIKSWEG; this is encoded by the coding sequence ATGGAGAGGCTAGTGAGAAAAAACGGGGTGCAGGCAGGATTCACGCTGATCGAGTTGCTGGTCGTGATGGTCATCCTGGGGCTACTGGCGGCGCTCGTGGTTCCCAACTATATGAAACAAGGCGATAACGCCCGCGTGAAAACGACCCGAACGCAGATCGAAATGTTAGGCACGGCGCTGGACACGTTTCGCCTCGATATCGGACGGTATCCCACGACGCAGGAAGGATTGGACGCGCTGCGTGATCAGCCTTCGGGCGTGGACCGGTGGGACGGGCCTTATCTGAAGAAGTCCGTGCCCAGAGACGGCTGGGGTAATCCCTTCCTCTACCGTAGTCCCGGCGACAACGAGCCCTACGAGTTGTTGTCTTATGGCGCGGATGGCGTTGCCGGCGGGACGGGGATCGGCGGAGATATCAAAAGCTGGGAAGGGTAA